The following are encoded in a window of Brevibacillus ruminantium genomic DNA:
- a CDS encoding patatin-like phospholipase family protein, whose protein sequence is MEKKKKPTIGLALGSGGARGFAHIGVLKVFKAHGIEVDMLAGSSMGSLIGAVYANGIDPEMLEKLALNLKRKHWLDLTVPSLGFVTGEKIKQLVRLLTHGKLIEELEKELAIVATDIETGERVVFRSGPVDQAVRASISIPGIFVPERIGDRLLVDGGVIDRVPITVIRDMGADLVIAVDVALFDTPMKVTSIFDVIAQTIDVMEREILRHRILAADLVIRPDVGHYSSIAYTGVEEIIALGEQAALQHIEYIQKMIADWGQEHE, encoded by the coding sequence ATGGAGAAGAAAAAGAAGCCGACGATTGGCCTTGCGCTCGGCTCAGGAGGAGCAAGAGGCTTTGCACATATTGGGGTGCTCAAAGTATTCAAAGCACATGGGATCGAGGTTGACATGCTGGCTGGTAGCAGCATGGGCAGTTTGATTGGAGCCGTTTATGCCAACGGAATCGATCCGGAGATGCTTGAAAAGCTGGCGCTTAATTTAAAACGGAAGCATTGGCTGGACTTGACGGTACCCAGCCTTGGATTTGTTACCGGCGAAAAAATCAAGCAATTGGTACGGTTGTTGACACATGGGAAACTGATTGAGGAACTGGAAAAAGAGCTGGCCATTGTCGCGACCGATATCGAAACGGGAGAGCGGGTCGTCTTTCGCAGTGGACCGGTTGATCAAGCCGTTCGTGCCAGCATCTCCATACCCGGGATTTTTGTGCCGGAGCGGATCGGGGATCGGCTGTTGGTGGACGGAGGGGTGATTGACCGCGTACCGATCACGGTAATCAGGGACATGGGAGCCGATCTGGTCATTGCGGTGGATGTCGCCTTGTTCGATACACCGATGAAAGTCACGTCCATTTTTGATGTCATCGCCCAAACGATTGATGTCATGGAGCGGGAAATATTACGTCATCGCATCCTTGCCGCCGATCTCGTAATTCGTCCTGATGTTGGACACTATAGCAGTATCGCTTATACGGGAGTAGAAGAAATTATTGCGCTCGGTGAACAAGCCGCACTCCAACACATCGAATATATTCAGAAAATGATCGCGGACTGGGGGCAGGAACATGAGTGA
- the coaD gene encoding pantetheine-phosphate adenylyltransferase, producing the protein MTIAVCSGSFDPVTNGHLDIISRAARIFDKVIVAVLVNSQKQSLFSVEERVELLAASTAHLPNVQVDSFSGLLITYMQEKGAKVILRGLRSNADFDYEMPIAAANKHLDHDVETFFLLTNPQYAYLSSSIVRELAKYQASTTGLVPPVVEEALIRKFSGISS; encoded by the coding sequence ATGACGATTGCGGTATGCTCGGGGAGCTTTGACCCCGTGACAAACGGTCACCTGGATATCATCTCCAGAGCTGCCCGGATCTTCGATAAAGTGATTGTTGCTGTCCTGGTAAATTCACAAAAACAGTCGCTTTTTTCCGTTGAAGAAAGGGTGGAGCTGCTCGCTGCTTCCACTGCACATCTGCCCAATGTGCAGGTAGATTCATTCAGCGGTCTGCTGATTACCTACATGCAGGAAAAAGGGGCGAAGGTGATTCTGCGCGGCCTGCGTTCCAATGCGGATTTTGACTATGAAATGCCGATCGCGGCCGCCAATAAACATCTGGATCATGACGTCGAGACCTTTTTTCTGCTCACTAATCCGCAGTATGCGTATCTAAGCTCCAGCATCGTCAGGGAATTGGCCAAATACCAGGCAAGCACAACAGGATTGGTACCCCCGGTCGTTGAAGAAGCACTGATTCGCAAGTTTTCGGGTATTTCCAGCTAA
- a CDS encoding SepM family pheromone-processing serine protease, with translation MSDEQIRIHRNRRSNRFTRWLLIIIPIAMGLLFFVPTSYYVTRPGSAMKLAPIIHVEGGVKDETGSFMLTTVRMGEANLAWYLYSLFSPDAELMDKRLVVSEGESNEDFTKRELAVMDNSQKVAEAVAFRIAGYDVKVENQGVWVMGIVAGMPAKNVLQIGDVIVSVDGKPTPKKEDLLSYLSGKKAGDQVSLSFIRDGKKEERTLQLMQLPNSQTAGIGIRPDDKQEITIPKKVTISSEGIGGPSAGLMMTLEMYDQLNAEQDLTRGYQIAGTGTISLDGSVGRIGGINHKIVAADNAGAEIFFAPDDESGTITNYQEAVATAKRIGTSMKIVPVKTVEDALDYLRSQPQKQS, from the coding sequence ATGAGTGACGAACAAATAAGGATTCACCGGAATAGAAGATCAAACCGCTTCACCCGCTGGCTGCTCATCATCATTCCGATTGCCATGGGATTGCTGTTTTTTGTGCCTACATCGTATTATGTAACAAGACCTGGCTCCGCAATGAAGCTGGCCCCGATCATCCACGTTGAGGGCGGGGTTAAAGATGAAACCGGCTCCTTTATGCTCACTACAGTACGGATGGGAGAGGCAAATCTGGCCTGGTATCTCTACTCGCTTTTTTCACCGGATGCGGAATTGATGGATAAAAGACTGGTGGTCAGTGAAGGGGAGAGCAACGAAGATTTTACAAAACGCGAGCTGGCCGTGATGGATAACTCCCAAAAGGTAGCCGAGGCCGTTGCTTTTCGCATTGCCGGCTATGATGTAAAGGTGGAAAACCAGGGAGTCTGGGTGATGGGAATCGTTGCCGGCATGCCAGCGAAAAATGTGCTGCAAATCGGAGATGTGATCGTCTCCGTAGACGGCAAGCCGACACCGAAGAAGGAGGATTTGCTCAGCTATTTATCTGGAAAGAAAGCCGGGGATCAGGTTTCGCTGTCGTTTATCCGTGACGGCAAAAAAGAAGAACGAACACTTCAGTTGATGCAATTGCCCAATTCGCAAACCGCAGGGATTGGGATACGTCCGGACGATAAGCAAGAAATCACGATTCCTAAAAAAGTAACCATCAGCTCAGAGGGAATTGGCGGTCCCTCCGCAGGACTGATGATGACTCTGGAGATGTATGATCAACTGAATGCGGAGCAGGACTTGACACGCGGGTATCAGATAGCGGGAACCGGCACCATTTCGCTGGACGGGTCTGTGGGCAGAATCGGCGGGATCAATCATAAAATCGTTGCTGCGGACAATGCGGGAGCAGAGATCTTCTTCGCACCTGACGACGAGAGTGGCACCATCACCAATTACCAGGAAGCGGTAGCAACAGCAAAGCGGATCGGCACTTCGATGAAAATCGTACCGGTCAAAACCGTAGAAGACGCGCTGGATTACTTGCGTTCACAGCCGCAAAAACAGTCCTGA
- the rsmD gene encoding 16S rRNA (guanine(966)-N(2))-methyltransferase RsmD: protein MRVISGDHRGRKLAAVPGKGTRPTTDKIKESIFNMIGPYFSGGWALDLYAGTGGLGIEALSRGTDKCVFVERDPKAFGIVKQNVAACRLEERAELYRIDAARALKQLSKRNIAFDLVFLDPPYAHQQIADEIRQLQEGSMLAADAWVVAEHDSGLRLPEEIGGCYADRVSTYGETTITIYRFGGNSEAGSDEGGDET, encoded by the coding sequence ATGCGCGTAATCTCAGGAGATCACAGAGGTCGCAAGCTGGCTGCTGTACCTGGAAAAGGCACACGGCCGACCACTGATAAAATAAAAGAATCTATTTTCAATATGATCGGCCCGTATTTTTCAGGCGGCTGGGCTTTGGATCTGTACGCTGGGACAGGCGGCTTGGGGATCGAGGCGCTGAGCAGAGGCACAGACAAATGTGTATTTGTGGAAAGAGATCCAAAGGCTTTTGGCATCGTCAAACAGAACGTGGCTGCGTGCAGGCTGGAAGAGCGGGCAGAGCTGTATCGAATCGATGCTGCCAGAGCATTAAAGCAGCTTTCCAAACGCAATATCGCTTTTGATCTGGTTTTTCTTGATCCGCCTTATGCCCATCAGCAGATTGCAGATGAGATCAGGCAACTCCAGGAGGGAAGTATGCTCGCAGCAGACGCCTGGGTCGTAGCCGAACATGATAGCGGGCTCCGTCTGCCGGAGGAAATTGGCGGCTGTTATGCAGACAGGGTGTCCACCTACGGAGAGACGACGATTACCATTTATCGCTTTGGGGGTAACTCCGAGGCGGGCAGTGACGAAGGGGGAGACGAAACATGA
- the ylbJ gene encoding sporulation integral membrane protein YlbJ — MTRRSPLLTLLYACSAIALVIILVSHPETSFEAAIRGLQVWWEVVFPSTLPFIVLSEILMGVGVVHFTGVLLEPMMRPLFNVPGTGGFVLTMGFASGYPVAAKLTTRLREQGSITKAEGERLVSFTTTGDPLFVIGAVAIGFFHSEQFGFVLAFSHYFSALLLGVLYRFYSPFSPSSKPLEKNHLPLPLRALQAMHRARLRDRRPFGKLMGEAVQSALQTLLMIGGFIIVFSVLIQLFATIEVTHFLSAVLAVFLGPLGVPSAFSSGMIAGLFEVTLGAQGVSEVGAGIPMIWKAVVASAIVSWGGISVHAQVASILNDTDIRVTPYLVGRAIHAALASLLAYFCWKPITASSWFSDEDIPVFLPTTAEGVPVGNWWDSLLYSGLAAAGILLLLLLVSLFFRSRRFKRPH; from the coding sequence ATGACACGCCGCTCTCCCCTTCTTACATTGTTATATGCTTGTTCAGCGATCGCGCTGGTCATCATCCTGGTTTCTCATCCCGAGACATCCTTTGAAGCGGCCATCCGAGGCTTACAAGTTTGGTGGGAGGTCGTTTTTCCTTCCACACTTCCGTTTATCGTGTTGTCAGAAATCCTGATGGGTGTTGGTGTCGTCCATTTTACCGGCGTCTTATTAGAGCCCATGATGCGACCGCTCTTTAATGTGCCCGGAACAGGCGGTTTCGTATTGACCATGGGTTTTGCTTCTGGTTATCCGGTGGCGGCCAAACTGACCACGCGCCTTCGTGAACAAGGAAGCATTACCAAAGCAGAAGGAGAACGCCTCGTCTCATTTACGACAACCGGCGATCCCTTATTTGTCATTGGAGCTGTCGCCATCGGTTTTTTCCACAGTGAACAGTTCGGCTTTGTGCTTGCCTTCAGCCACTATTTTTCTGCTCTCTTGCTCGGGGTGCTCTATCGCTTTTATTCGCCGTTTTCTCCGTCCAGCAAACCGCTTGAAAAAAATCATTTGCCCCTGCCACTCCGTGCGCTTCAGGCTATGCATCGGGCACGCCTTCGCGACCGGCGGCCTTTTGGCAAACTGATGGGCGAAGCCGTCCAATCTGCTCTGCAGACGCTTTTGATGATCGGTGGATTTATTATTGTCTTCTCGGTGTTGATTCAACTGTTTGCCACGATTGAAGTCACTCATTTTTTAAGCGCGGTGCTTGCGGTTTTCCTCGGTCCTTTGGGGGTCCCATCAGCCTTTTCATCCGGCATGATTGCCGGCTTATTCGAAGTAACGCTGGGGGCGCAGGGAGTGAGCGAAGTCGGCGCTGGAATTCCGATGATCTGGAAGGCTGTCGTCGCCAGTGCCATCGTCTCCTGGGGAGGAATCAGCGTTCACGCTCAAGTAGCCAGCATCCTGAACGATACGGATATCCGCGTGACGCCCTATCTGGTCGGACGTGCCATTCACGCGGCTCTCGCCTCCTTGCTCGCCTACTTCTGCTGGAAACCGATTACGGCGTCCAGTTGGTTTTCTGATGAAGATATACCCGTTTTCCTGCCGACGACGGCGGAGGGAGTACCTGTTGGAAATTGGTGGGACAGCTTGCTTTACTCTGGCCTTGCTGCGGCTGGAATCTTACTGTTGTTGCTCCTTGTCAGCCTCTTCTTTCGGTCCCGACGTTTCAAGCGTCCGCACTGA